In the genome of Nocardiopsis composta, one region contains:
- a CDS encoding acetyl-CoA C-acetyltransferase, whose protein sequence is MAEAYIVEAVRTPVGRRGGGLAGVHPADLGAHALQALIDRSGADPSAVDDVVFGCVDTLGPQAGDIARTAWLAAGLPEEVPGVTVDRQCGSSQQAVHFAAQAVLSGTADLVVAGGVQSMSQVPIGAAMTAGDAPGRAGGPFLGSRGWVRRYGTGEVDQFRGAETIAEQWGLTRERMEDYALESHRRAAAAADAGRFAAETAPCSGVAADEGPRRDTTRERMAALPELVPGGRLTAALASQLSDAAAALLIASERAVAEHGLTPRARVHHLSARGEDPIRMLTAPIPATARALRRTGLSVGDIDVFEVNEAFASVVLAWLADTGADPARVNPNGGAIALGHPLGATGARMMTTLLHELERTGGRYGLQTMCEGGGQANVTIIERL, encoded by the coding sequence GTGGCCGAGGCCTACATCGTCGAGGCGGTCCGTACCCCGGTCGGCAGGCGCGGCGGCGGGCTCGCCGGCGTCCACCCCGCCGACCTGGGCGCGCACGCGCTGCAGGCGCTCATCGACCGGTCCGGCGCCGACCCCTCCGCCGTCGACGACGTGGTCTTCGGCTGCGTGGACACCCTCGGCCCGCAGGCCGGGGACATCGCCCGCACCGCCTGGCTGGCCGCCGGGCTGCCCGAGGAGGTGCCCGGGGTCACCGTCGACCGGCAGTGCGGCTCCTCCCAGCAGGCGGTGCACTTCGCCGCGCAGGCGGTGCTCTCCGGCACCGCCGACCTGGTGGTCGCCGGGGGAGTGCAGAGCATGTCCCAGGTCCCGATCGGCGCCGCGATGACCGCCGGCGATGCGCCCGGCCGCGCCGGTGGGCCGTTCCTCGGCTCCCGCGGCTGGGTGCGGCGCTACGGGACCGGCGAGGTCGACCAGTTCCGCGGCGCGGAGACGATCGCCGAGCAGTGGGGGCTGACCCGGGAGCGGATGGAGGACTACGCGCTGGAGTCGCACCGCAGGGCCGCCGCGGCCGCCGACGCCGGGCGGTTCGCCGCCGAGACCGCGCCCTGCTCAGGCGTCGCCGCGGACGAGGGTCCGCGCCGGGACACCACCCGGGAGAGGATGGCCGCGCTGCCGGAGCTGGTGCCCGGCGGGCGGCTCACCGCCGCGCTGGCCTCCCAGCTCTCCGACGCCGCGGCCGCGCTGCTGATCGCCTCGGAGCGGGCGGTTGCCGAGCACGGCCTCACCCCCCGCGCCCGCGTGCACCACCTCTCCGCGCGCGGCGAGGACCCGATCCGGATGCTCACCGCCCCCATCCCGGCCACCGCCCGCGCACTGCGGCGCACCGGGCTGTCCGTCGGCGACATCGACGTATTCGAGGTCAACGAGGCGTTCGCCTCGGTGGTCCTGGCCTGGCTCGCCGACACCGGCGCCGACCCGGCCCGGGTCAACCCGAACGGCGGCGCGATCGCCCTGGGCCACCCGCTCGGCGCCACCGGCGCCCGGATGATGACCACCCTGCTGCACGAACTGGAGCGCACCGGCGGCCGCTACGGCCTGCAGACCATGTGCGAGGGCGGCGGCCAGGCCAACGTCACCATCATCGAACGGCTCTGA